GTGCGGTCCAGAGCCGCCATGACGCTGTTGGTCGAGCGCTCGGGCGAAGGAGGCATGCCGATCCAGTCCAGCAGACTGACTGGCGCGATAGCGATCTTCTCTTTCGGGATCCATTCAGACAACGCATCCCTCATCACCTCGTAAAGAGAGTCCCAGAACAGCACACCGGGAACGATCACCACGGGATTCTGACTGATCTCTGCCATATCGCGTAACACCTCCTCCGCCACGTTTCAGCTCAGGACCAGCTTTGCAGCAAATCCACCAGAAGTCGCACACCGAAACCGGTTGCTCCGGATACCTTCGATCCTCCCTTGGTCGGGAAAGCCGGGCCGGCGATATCGACGTGAGCCCAGTGCTTATGGCCATCGATGAACTTTTCGAGGAACTTGGCTGCCGTAATCGAGCCTGCGCCGCGTCCGCCCGTGTTGTGCACGTCGGCCACATCGGATTTGATCAGCTCAGCGTACTCGTCCCAGAGCGGCAGCTGCCAGACCTTTTCACCGGAAGCCTGACCCGATTTGAACAAACGGTCTGCCAGAGCTTCATCGTTGCTGAACAACCCGGCGACCGGATAACCGAGCGCCACAATGCAGGCTCCGGTGAGGGTGGCCAGGTCGATCATCACGTCAGGATTGTACTCCTGCTTGGCGTAAGTGAGCGCATCGGCCAAAATCAGACGGCCTTCGGCGTCAGTGTTGCCCACCTCGACCGTAATGCCTGACATGGTGGTAATGACGTCACCGGGCATTTGCGCCGAACCGCTCGGCATGTTGTCCGTGGAGGGCACGAAGCCGATCACGCGAACCGGCAAGGCAAGCCGGGCAGCTGCCTCGACAGCCTCGATGACGCAGGCTGCACCAGCCATATCGGACTTCATCTCCTCCATGCCCTGGGCAGGCTTCAGGGAAATGCCGCCGGAATCGAAGGTCACGCCCTTACCAACCAGTGCGATGGTCTTTTTGGCCTTGCCTTCGGGCTTGTAGTCCATGATGGTGAACGTCGGAGGCTGCTCGCTTCCCTTGTTGACGGCAAGCAATCCGCCCATCTTCAGCTCGGTGATCTTCTTCTTGTCGAACACCGTTACCTCGAATCCGCCGCGTTTGCCGGCCTCACGGGCGGCATCAGCCAGATCTTCGGCGGAGAGATGGTTGCCCGGAAGGTTGACCAGATCTCTTGCCGCGTTCTGGCACGAACCGACGATCATACCTGCGTTCGCGCCGTTTTCAATAGCGCCGAGCTGAGTGCCGCACCCGGCAAACACCAGCTCCGAAATGCCTTTCGGCTTGCTCTCATCCTTCTTCTTGTCGAGTTTACCGCTCTTGAGGCGATCGAAACGGTAAGCGCCGTATTGTGCTGCCCCGGCCAGAACAGCCGCCAACTCATCGCTCTTGCATTTCAACTGTTTTGCCCACTGAGCAGCTCCGGAACAATCAAGCGCCAGAATGCCGATCTTCAGATCAACCGCCTTTCGTGCGGCTGCTTCAGCAGCCTTGCGAAACTCTTCCAGTTTGAGGCCATCACCGATCCCCGCCAGCAAAAGCCTCAAAGGGCTCTTCCCGGAAGCTGCCCGGTAAGCCATCACAAGTTCGCCTGCGGAAGCCTTGAAATCCTTCAAAGCGCCTTCATCAGCGCCAAGACTTCTGAGGAGCTTTCCAGCCTCTTTTTTCAGGTCTTTCGTGGAGATGAACAGGACGAGGGCATCAGCCTTGATCGAGCCCCCCTCTTTTGCAGTAACGGTAAGTCGCATACTTGAGCTTAAATCTTTAAAGTGATGATGAAATTAAACGTTGAGATTTTCCCGGGTGAACTTACGCACATCTTCCAGAACCACCCGCTGAGCTTTCTCGGCGGACATTTTCAGCAGGCATCCGGCCGCATTCATATGGCCTCCGCCACCGTAATGACCGGCCAGGCGATTGACGTGGATTTTGCCTCTCGACCTGAAGCTCACCTTGGCGCGGCCATCCTGCATTTCGACCATCAGCACAGCAACCCTCACGGTCGGCACACTCAGAAGATAGCGGATAATCAGATCGGTATCGAACAGCTTGCTGCCGGTTTCTTCGAGCATCTCCTGGCTGATAAAAAGCCATGAAATCAGACCGTCGTCAAGAATACGGATATTGGTAAGAGAAAGACCAAGCAGCTTGAGTGATTCGGGAGTCAATGAGTTGTAAATAAAGTCATAAACCATTTCCGGATCAGCGCCCTTCTCAACCAGTTTTCCGGCAAGACGATAGGTATACGGGGTCGTTTTGGGAAA
This portion of the Chlorobaculum parvum NCIB 8327 genome encodes:
- a CDS encoding leucyl aminopeptidase yields the protein MRLTVTAKEGGSIKADALVLFISTKDLKKEAGKLLRSLGADEGALKDFKASAGELVMAYRAASGKSPLRLLLAGIGDGLKLEEFRKAAEAAARKAVDLKIGILALDCSGAAQWAKQLKCKSDELAAVLAGAAQYGAYRFDRLKSGKLDKKKDESKPKGISELVFAGCGTQLGAIENGANAGMIVGSCQNAARDLVNLPGNHLSAEDLADAAREAGKRGGFEVTVFDKKKITELKMGGLLAVNKGSEQPPTFTIMDYKPEGKAKKTIALVGKGVTFDSGGISLKPAQGMEEMKSDMAGAACVIEAVEAAARLALPVRVIGFVPSTDNMPSGSAQMPGDVITTMSGITVEVGNTDAEGRLILADALTYAKQEYNPDVMIDLATLTGACIVALGYPVAGLFSNDEALADRLFKSGQASGEKVWQLPLWDEYAELIKSDVADVHNTGGRGAGSITAAKFLEKFIDGHKHWAHVDIAGPAFPTKGGSKVSGATGFGVRLLVDLLQSWS